In one window of Clavelina lepadiformis chromosome 4, kaClaLepa1.1, whole genome shotgun sequence DNA:
- the LOC143453505 gene encoding di-N-acetylchitobiase-like: protein MASFPFTILLFMGVTGHISTSFALCPCSSAALCSTPVRQQSREIVVFAIVTDDNSWKKWNWTEISTVIAVGNLEKAKDLYCYAHSKNVRVTSLVDADVKKLLHPNDRKQIVDSWINTIDKYSLDGLNVDIEGAAINQSEVDGITALTRETYYALKEQNPSFTLSFDIPYSPYVGSGSYPGRRYDFSSIAKYTDYLIVMDYDAMQSTTYASANCPLDLLIESYPLYIKNLSISSDHLVMAVPWYGYQFTCAEFHNASGENRCILDKAERKELLTLSNGIRKRKSNGQLIYADMMKVLSGDTVQGGLKWDAKSASPYFTTLENGTYHQYWFDNDLSLMLKYKLALNLKLGGLSMWNSATLDYFSTDPKIEGETAAMWNTMSYYASLLKKL from the coding sequence ATGGCAAGTTTTCCGTTTACAATTCTCCTATTTATGGGTGTAACTGGTCATATTTCAACATCGTTTGCTCTTTGTCCATGTAGTTCAGCTGCACTGTGCAGCACACCTGTAAGACAACAGTCCAGAGAAATAGTTGTTTTCGCAATTGTTACTGATGATAACAGTTGGAAGAAATGGAATTGGACTGAGATTAGCACCGTTATTGCTGTGGGTAACCTGGAGAAAGCAAAAGATTTATATTGCTACGCACATTCTAAAAACGTTCGAGTGACAAGTTTAGTTGATGCCGACGTCAAGAAGCTGCTACATCCAAATGACCGAAAACAGATTGTAGATTCTTGGATCAATACGATCGACAAATATTCACTTGATGGCTTGAATGTTGATATTGAAGGTGCAGCCATCAATCAAAGTGAAGTTGATGGCATAACTGCTCTCACACGTGAAACGTATTATGCATTAAAAGAGCAAAATCCATCTTTTACTCTTTCATTTGACATTCCATACTCACCCTATGTAGGCTCTGGATCATATCCTGGTCGTAGATATGATTTCTCATCTATCGCCAAATACACCGATTACCTTATTGTAATGGATTATGATGCTATGCAAAGCACAACATATGCAAGTGCCAACTGTCCACTTGATTTATTGATAGAATCCTACCCGTTGTACATCAAAAATCTATCAATCTCCAGCGATCATTTGGTAATGGCAGTACCTTGGTATGGTTACCAGTTCACCTGTGCTGAATTTCATAATGCTTCTGGTGAGAATAGGTGCATTTTGGATAAAGCTGAAAGGAAGGAGCTCCTTACTCTTAGTAATGGTATAAGAAAGCGTAAAAGTAACGGACAGCTTATTTATGCTGATATGATGAAAGTACTAAGTGGTGATACAGTTCAAGGTGGGTTGAAATGGGATGCAAAATCCGCTTCTCCTTACTTCACTACGTTAGAAAATGGGACTTACCACCAGTACTGGTTTGATAATGACCTAAGTCTCATGTTAAAATACAAGTtagctttaaatttaaaactagGAGGTCTAAGCATGTGGAATTCGGCAACGCTTGACTACTTTTCAACGGACCCAAAAATTGAAGGTGAAACTGCTGCTATGTGGAATACTATGAGTTATTATGcaagtttattgaaaaaactCTAA
- the LOC143453506 gene encoding di-N-acetylchitobiase-like: MSNSPLGLLKIVVVVWCFPVCFAQCLCNSPDLCSTPLKKHTREIIAFAIGREDGWKKWNWTEITTIIAVDNLDSAKELYCYAHSKQVRVTSLVRADVNKLTQHAYRKQLLDSWLDTVKKYSLDGLNLDIEGNAFNKTLVDAITAITKETHHALKNFSSSLTISFDAPHSPNVGGGRGYDFAAIAKYTDYIIVMDYDAMDSGIFASANSPYDVIAKSYPLFTNELAIPSHKLVMAVPWYGYNFECATFINNSNENWCVLSQSKRQELLTFANGSKLFNKNWSLTYAGMMKVLSGNTVQGGLKWDKKSASPYFTTMENGTYHQYWFDNVQSLKLKYQLALKLKLGGLCMWHTAMLDYDSTDKKVKARTTAMWDTISEYARALKQL; encoded by the coding sequence ATGTCAAATTCTCCGTTAGGATTGCTAAAAATAGTGGTTGTGGTATGGTGTTTTCCAGTTTGTTTTGCACAGTGTTTGTGCAACTCTCCTGATTTGTGTAGTACACCTTTGAAAAAGCACACCAGAGAAATAATTGCCTTTGCAATTGGCAGAGAAGATGGATGGAAAAAGTGGAATTGGACTGAAATTACCACAATAATTGCTGTTGATAACTTGGATAGTGCTAAAGAATTGTATTGCTATGCTCATTCTAAGCAAGTTAGGGTAACCTCTCTGGTACGTGCTGATGTGAATAAACTTACTCAACATGCTTATCGTAAGCAATTGCTGGATTCATGGCTTGATAcagttaaaaaatattctCTTGATGGTTTGAATCTAGACATTGAAGGAAATGCCTTCAACAAGACTTTGGTTGATGCCATTACCGCCATAACTAAAGAAACACAtcatgctttaaaaaatttcagttcCTCATTAACAATTTCCTTTGATGCCCCACATTCACCTAATGTTGGAGGTGGCCGTGGATATGATTTTGCTGCAATTGCAAAATACACTGATTACATTATTGTGATGGATTACGATGCGATGGATAGCGGCATTTTCGCCAGTGCAAACAGCCCTTATGATGTAATAGCCAAATCCTATCCATTGTTCACAAATGAACTCGCCATCCCTAGCCACAAATTAGTGATGGCAGTACCATGGTATGGTTATAATTTTGAATGTGCCACTTTCATTAATAATTCCAATGAAAACTGGTGTGTGTTATCTCAAAGTAAAAGGCAGGAATTACTCACTTTTGCTAACGGAAGTAAACTCTTCAACAAGAACTGGTCACTGACTTACGCTGGTATGATGAAAGTGCTAAGTGGTAATACAGTTCAAGGTGGGTTGAAATGGGATAAAAAATCAGCATCTCCATATTTTACTACCATGGAAAATGGGACTTATCACCAGTACTGGTTTGATAATGTTCAAAGTCTTAAACTTAAGTATCAACTAGCTCTGAAATTGAAGCTTGGAGGGCTGTGTATGTGGCATACAGCAATGCTTGATTATGACTCAAcagacaaaaaagttaaagctAGAACCACAGCCATGTGGGATACCATATCAGAATATGCAAGAGcattaaaacaactttaa
- the LOC143453507 gene encoding putative di-N-acetylchitobiase 1 has product MGLEAHCLRLFVISMVFLNCLTNTNAQCPCSSEKLCEPIPKTSAKELAVFITVTDDSWKKWNWTEITTIILVGNLDQSEELYCYARSRNVRATTLVSADVSKLTQTAYRKQVLNSWVTQLKQYHLDGLNLDLEGNAFNQEIVDSVTAITRETRMILKSLNHAFTVSFDVPYSPDIVGCLTGFCYDFVALANYTDYLIVMDYDATLDVLVANANSPLNLITLSYHLYITNLSIPASHLVMAVPWYGYDYTCSKFYNRTGYDLCVILDSQESQKNFADIMKVLNNDTVQGGLKWDEKSASPYFTTLENGVYHQYWFDDVQSLKMKYELGLKLNLGGFTMWRAETLDYSSTDLKIKSETAAMWNTLSEYAYLLKRNK; this is encoded by the coding sequence ATGGGACTGGAAGCCCATTGCCTTAGACTATTTGTTATCTCTATGGTTTTCTTAAATTGCCTTACCAATACGAATGCACAATGTCCATGCAGTTCTGAAAAACTGTGTGAACCAATCCCAAAAACATCTGCAAAAGAATTGGCAGTATTTATTACTGTTACTGATGACAGCTGGAAGAAGTGGAATTGGACTGAAATCACTACTATTATCCTTGTCGGCAATCTAGACCAGTCTGAAGAATTATACTGTTATGCTCGTTCTAGAAACGTTCGTGCAACTACTTTGGTTAGTGCTGATGTTTCAAAACTTACTCAAACAGCATATCGTAAGCAGGTTTTAAATTCTTGGGTGACACAGTTGAAGCAATATCATCTTGATGGCTTAAATCTTGATCTTGAAGGGAATGCATTTAATCAAGAAATAGTTGATAGTGTAACAGCTATTACACGTGAAACACGCATGATATTAAAAAGTCTTAACCATGCTTTTACAGTTTCCTTCGATGTTCCTTACTCCCCAGACATAGTGGGATGTTTGACTGGATTTTGTTACGATTTTGTTGCGCTGGCAAATTATACTGATTATCTCATAGTAATGGATTATGATGCCACCCTTGATGTTCTTGTTGCTAATGCAAACAGTCCATTAAACCTCATTACCCTATCCTACCATTTGTACATAACTAACCTTTCAATACCTGCCAGTCACTTGGTTATGGCTGTTCCATGGTACGGGTATGATTATACATGcagtaaattttataataGAACAGGCTATGATTTATGCGTAATTCTTGACAGTCAAGAATCTCAGAAAAACTTTGCTGACATAATGAAAGTTCTCAACAATGACACTGTTCAAGGTGGATTAAAATGGGATGAAAAATCCGCTTCTCCTTACTTCACTACATTAGAaaatggagtttaccaccagTACTGGTTTGATGATGttcaaagtttgaaaatgaaatatgaACTTGGTCTTAAATTAAACCTTGGTGGTTTTACTATGTGGCGTGCTGAAACACTGGACTATTCATCGACTGATCTTAAGATAAAAAGTGAAACTGCAGCGATGTGGAACACACTATCAGAATACGCATACTTGTTGAAGCGTAACAAGTAG
- the LOC143452581 gene encoding CCAAT/enhancer-binding protein gamma-like produces the protein MEFSQSSSKGAGKATPPSKIKVKSQLNETDSEYQKRRNRNNIAVKKSRFKSKVKGNSTLDTINRLKVENVELESKVEGLSQELSTLKKVFMEHARGFGGGDAQLPDLQQLEQQLGYKLTEKSPAQRAVQASLNTDPDDSST, from the coding sequence ATGGAATTCAGCCAATCAAGTTCCAAGGGGGCTGGAAAAGCTACTCCACCCAGcaaaatcaaagtaaaaagtcAACTGAATGAAACTGATAGTGAGTACCAAAAGCGTCGAAACAGAAACAACATCGCAGTTAAAAAAAGCCGTTTTAAATCCAAAGTCAAAGGAAACAGTACTCTTGATACTATAAACCGACtaaaagttgaaaatgttGAATTAGAAAGTAAGGTGGAAGGTCTTAGCCAAGAGCTATCAACTTTAAAGAAGGTATTTATGGAACATGCAAGAGGATTTGGTGGTGGTGATGCCCAGCTACCAGATTTACAACAATTGGAGCAACAACTTGGATATAAACTTACTGAGAAATCTCCAGCTCAACGTGCAGTTCAGGCTTCTCTTAATACAGATCCAGATGACTCATCAACCTga